The Quercus robur chromosome 3, dhQueRobu3.1, whole genome shotgun sequence DNA segment TCTGGTCTATTTTCACTAGCTAATAATACTTGAAGAGGAAAGCCCAAATCATAGCAATGGCAAGCACCATAACTGGGGTAACTTGAATGCTGTGATTTGATGGAGAAGCATTTTTATCTGGGGCAGGTGCTGGAGCTGGGATATCTTGGACATTGATGGCAACTTTCATTCCCCCAAAGCAGTAGTCTTTGCAAATGAAGTAATATTTCTTTGCCTCAGTTAGCTCAAATACATCACGTCCACCCTTTGTTATGTTCTTTATGAAGTCCTCCACAATGCACTTCTCATAGCTGGTCTCATTCACCTCAAATACAGTATACAGTGCCTTGTTGAATCCAAAAACTGAAGAAGGCAACACGATAATTTAGAAAAGAACAGAGAAAAGCAAAATAAAGATGAGGACAATATCAGGGCCATGCAGATTATAAATTCAGAGACTCAGATTTAACTCGCGTgtttgttgttcttttttttttttttttttttacatacaatATGAATGAACCTGTGACTTCCGTTATATGATTGTTTTCTTACCATCCAGTCAAAACAccaattgtttattttattttatattatatattttacagGAATTTGAATTCAAGTCCCTTATTCAAAGATAATATACTTCAAcagttgaatttttattaaaaaaagaaaaacagataTTAAAAACCAATACACATGTCTGTATTTGGCAGAgaaatttaagcattttatCAGTCTCATTATAACTGAATCGCTTCCCAATATTTAAGgaccacaaataacctccaatCTTATCTAAAGCACAAAATGTGGGATTTTGAGATTCAACAATGTACTaatcataaaaagttttttttcctcttattttttttgttaagttacAAATGTACAAAACGAATTTTAAAACTATGACCCATCATCCATTTCATTATTGTGAAAGAAGGAAGTGATAATTAATCTATAGCTATGACCCATTATAAGTGAGTAGCGAAAAGcttgttgaaagaaagaaataagtgaaaaagtgaaaagCTTGTGGAAAAGCAAGAATAGGAGTTGGAGAAATCCATCAAATATACCTTCCCCATAATGCATTTGTGCGTTGCCTGTTTGAATtgcaccccccacccccccccccccccctcccccctctctcCTGTTTAAAATCAGACATGCATacaaaatcatcatcatcatcatattcTTCTATTCCTTTGTTATCATGTTCTCGTTctgtttaaaaatatatatattcttctccTTCTTACTATGTTACGCCATTAGATGCAGTTTGTAGAGCTATAATACacataaaaacaattataaaatcaTTATAATGAAAGTAACGTAAATAAGGAAATTCGCTTAAAGATAAGACAGATCCTCATTGATAAAAAGATAAGCGAGAACCTCTTAAGATAGTTTGGtcatattcaaaaaataatgattaataCACCGGTAAAAAAGTAGAGAAGAGAcaacaaaataatgttaatttaagAAGTAAactttatttgattgtgaagaATCTATAGTTGACCtcaaaattttcagattaaGACTTGGATgcaattgttattattattgtaaattACACACACACCCAATAGATCTTGAACCGATAAGGCTATGACCTCACCATCCATTTCAttattagagaaaaaattactaGTTAAGTTATACCTATGAATCATAACAACTTGAAAGCAACAAAAGAGTCTTGGAGGAACTCTATCAAATCGAATGCTTTCCCCTCAATACATTTTCAAGAAATAAGGTACAGGCATTATAACTGGTAAAAATAACGAAATCAtatcttgaaattaaaaatcaaagtTAGTGGAAATATTAATCCTTCAGTCAAAAGAACATGGATTTCAtcaagggagaaaaaaaaatggtataattaactcaaaagaaaaaaagagaagaaataatGAACAAGCAAAACCAACGATTAAAATATGATATCCACTTTTTCCTAACACTTTCTCATCACCCAAACAGCtcataaaaaaaagacattaagagagagagagagagagagagagagagcatacaAAGCCAGTCCCCAACTAGAAATTTCTCATGACTTGTCCACTCCGAGAAGTTGGTGTTTGGTGTCCAACCAGCCTTATTACCTCCAACGTAATGCAATTCAGCTTTTGTTAAttccaccatcatcatcactattaCTATGCTCACTACCAATTTTCTCAAACTTGTACCCTCCATCATCACCACCCTCTCTATCTCTATACTCTATAGTCTATACAAACAAATGATAAGATTTGAAGATCTCTCTCTAGTCACCTAAAAATTCTCAATTACAGTCATACCATACATGGAATCAAGGCTTACTTTATAGGTCTCCTACAATATAGCTACCTAATAACTCCAGAAATTTCAATTAGGGTTATGACCAAGAGTAATTATTCAGTATTCCAAGAGTCAAACAATGTAGTATAACTTTCcgtcttaaaataataataacgaGTACCACTAATTAATTTATGTTGAAAATCTACGACTCTTGTAATCTTAAATaaaatacctaataattttccaataaTACATTAACTTGTATAAAGGCCTATTTTATGTGTCTCCTATAAACGTATTAAGAGGTATCTTTGGAAAGAAAATCTGACATTAGTAATTACTGTATTAGTATAAGAcgcgtctttttttttttgaggaaggtATAAGACGCGTCTTAGGAGAGCAggctaaaaatttttttgctcttGGGAGCTAATGCTAATGGTACATTGCTCGCCGTGCACGTGTACTGATTGAACTAAAAGAGCCGTTTGATGATAGATTTCGTCATGCACTTTTGGTTCACATCAACCCAAAATCGTGGTAAGATAATATTTGTAATCTCCCtactttttattcatttatttatgggataagaaatttatatgcatatattctaaaaataaaaaatatatcacaacCAATTTCACGACTAACTATCTTATCCAGCTGacttttttctccaaaaaaaaatatatatatatatatatataatatatcttATGAAGCTAAttgtgattggaaaaaaaaaaattgtcaatgtAAGATTGATAGGTAACCATTACATAATTTGCCGCACATGATTATTGTGAATATAGGTGTGGAATTGGTTGTGATCTtggaatcattttatttttcttctaagttgGAATCCTAAATTTCTAATGtgtcaatctttcttttcttggtaAGCCATTCAGACCTTCTTACCcctaaaaaaaggaagaaggataAATATTCAATCAATATGGTCATTGCCACACTAGGATAGAGCCAATTGTCACCTATTTCCCCCTTCTTCATGAGTTTTTTCACAACTAACTATCTTATGTAGCTGactttttctctaaaaaaaataaaaaaaataaaaaataaaaaaaactacctTATGTAGctaattttgattgaattttttttttttttttttaaaagtgtcCATGTGAGATTGATAGGTAACCAATTACATAGTTTGCCACACATGATAATTGTGAATATAGGTTTGGAATTGATTGTGGTCCtagaatcattttatttttcttctaagttggaatcctaaatttttaaatgtcaatctttcttttcttggtaAGTCATTCAAACCTTCTTACCCcttaaaaaaggaagaataaaTATACAGCCAATTTGGTCATTGCCACATTAGGATAGAGTCAGCCAATTATCACCTATTTCCCCCTTCTTCATGAGTGTTTGATTGTATTATGTAGTTTGTCTTTTTTGCTTACAACAAATAAGAGGGGATTTGAACCTAAGTTCTTTTTTATGAGAGAAAACCAAGTACTCCCAAGGCTGACACCATTAACTAGTTTCTTACGTACTTAAATGCCATACAAATTATAAATGGAGAATTTTTCATGTTGTAAGGCCTAAATACAGCATCTAGGGCACGAGTAGATGAAATcatctaatttttcaaaattaaatgtatATTATTTGATATGCATATGGAtacccataaataaataaacaaacaattttatCCTACATAGCCATGACATCATATGTAAATTGTATTAATTCTTCTAGGCATTGGGGGCACCAAGATTCAAAGGAATTGACAAAGAAAAGTAACATtgtggtaaaaaataaaaaataaaaaataaaaaaactcataattGCTTGAATACAAATGGGAAGAAAACTAGAAATATCAATAAGGACAACATTAACCAGAAgggggaaaaacaaaaatatgacaGTAGAAAAGTTGAAAGAACAAGCTGGGTGATTGAACCACTATCAACCATCACTTCCCAAGCAAACGGCGTGTACGTTGGTTGGCACCTTTCACTCGGTGGTTCAGCTCATCCACGTCATCATCAAGATGATTAAGAGATTTATTTTGCCTGAAATCACCAAATTACATTCAACATTCATGAGAGAGAATAGTTGtataaaaatgataaagtaatttGGCAAGAAAAATTACAATAGATAAAATCCTCTAGAAAATTTTCCACTGCCAAAAAATCTGGTTATGTCATGTGACTTTGTAAAGGAAAAACCACAATGGAACCAATGGTGCCAAAAGTATTTTACAAGGTGCTTGTAATAAAAAGCCTTTGGAATACTGCAGCAGCATGGATGCATGACTGGCTGCATTGTGAAGCATAAAAGGTTTTCCTACAAAACAATAGCACCTACTGATTCCCTTAAACCAGAAAAATATGTCATATCTAAAAGATAGTAGGTTGTCAAGCAAAAAGGCAAAGTAAATTAAAATCTGATCTAGAGTCTAGTTTTCCATTTTTTACTTTCAGATGCTTCAAGATGGTAATGACTATAGATATAGATAGAAAATGTTCACTCGTGGTAGGAGGGACACAACTGACCTGTCAAGCTCGCCTCCCATGTCAGCTGCCATACTCTTCAAATCACCCAAGATATTACTTAGATCCGAAAGGGCATCATCTTGCTTTGCCTTCTCCACCTGACTTTGGCAACACATATTAGGAAATCCAAAAGCAAATGTTATATACCTAATTgataatcacaaacacaaacctcAACTTTCTGCAAGGCGTTTGTTGGTTCAGGAGGAGTTGTTCGAGAAGCTGACCGTCCTTTGGGTACATGAGCTAAACCCAACTTTTCCCTCTGCTCTGAGTGGTTTACACTTCTTTTGGATAAATTATCTGTTCAGCCAacacaataaatataaaataactgCAATCACCATGCTCCATGTATTTTGATATATTAAAGGAATAACAAGAAATCTTGACTGAAGGACGCCAATTTTCTTAGATTAAAACCTGCTGTAATTATAGGCCCTGTAATCTCCCTGGTCTTCTTTGGCTTCCAAGTCTTAGAGAACATGCCACCAAGGTTATTTAAAAGCTTCTCTCCCTGATATTAATAATGCATGATCAAAAAACACTTGAGGAAAGAAGAGAATACAatgaaagataaataattagaCAGCAGTCCACTTTTAGGTAGCAGTAAGTAATAATTCATTAATTATCAGATAGGAAAATACAAGCTTGGCTTTCAATGATTTTCACATTGCATCTAAAGGTGGCAATGAGGTGGCATTGAACTAATGAATTTAGGCTGGTCAACCATTTCCAAAACTATCACACATTTATATGAAGAATATACTGAATTCATTAATTATCAGATAGGAAAATACAAGCTTGGCTTTCAATGATTGTCACATTGCATCTTAAGGTGGCAATGAGGTGGCTTTAGGCTAATGAATTTAGGCTGGTCAACCATTTCCAAAACTGCCACACATTTATATGAAGAATATACAGAATTCACATCAGGGACTCCAACAGTCCAACCAGTCATGCCCCAGCATTACTAGCATCTATTCTTTATCCTCGTGTTGGATAGGCAGTGAGATTACGGCAGCGTTTCAAGATACTCCATCTGGAAAGGAGCTCTGTGCATCCCTTGATCTCTACCTAACCAGGTTGGCTAGTTTCAGTCTTTGGTTCTTAAGTTGATAGAATGGGAGTGGCAAGGCTTTAAAAGCAAGCTGATGAACAAGGTTAATGAGATTTGCTTTGGGTTTTATACTTCGACCCAAAACTGCCACCCcttttataatgaaaaaaatactgGACTTTAAATTGAAGAGATTATGATAAGTTTAGTCATTGAACATTGTGGTCAGTTGGATTGAGGTCAATTTGGTCTGACGGCCTACCAATTGCACTATATAGTTGCCTTCTGAAACTCAAGTTGAATTAAACTAGTTCTAACTTGGTACATGGAGATCTTCTAGGACAGATTCTGACATGTTTAACATCAGCCCTTAATAAACTATAAAGTAGGAACCCATCAGACCCCACATTGAAGATGCCATAGCAAAACACCATTAGATAatctttattaataaattttagttgagCTTTTTACGATTTGTTAAGTGAAGCTGAAAGATTATAAACCACCACTCTGATATGCATACAAGCTTCAAACTTGAGTTTCTTTGCATAGTATCCGTATTCTGCTGACTTTCCAAAATATCAGAATCCCATGGCAAAAAACCATGATGCATATATTCTACAAGAATCTAGAAATATTCACacatattctttttttgtttttgataagtagaAATATTCACATATATTCACTAGGGATTTTCAGTGTAAATCACTGCATTCTGGTTATTTCTTCTCCTAAGCAGTTCATCCCTACTCATAGGATTTTCCAGTTAAACATGTTGACATGCATAGTAGCTTCATACTTGGGCTTCTTTACATGGAACCTGCAGGCTAACATAAGAGATTCCAAAGATATGAAATCCATGACACATCTTCTACAATAATCTAGGAATATTCACATACATTCACTAGGAGTTTCTGGTGTAAACCAATGCATTCTGAATAATATGTTTTCCTAGGTGGTTCATCCCTACTCCTATTGGATAGGCCTAAATTGTGCAAAGATATCATGAGTgctgggccccacaatataacTTTCTAGCATCTTCAAGAAAGCAGAATCAACCTAGACGGACAAGTTATTCGAGAATCGCAAAGTCAAAGAGAGGCATGATATTGAAAAGTTCTGGTATACAACATCAGAAACCATTTCCTAGGCTGCACACCTACTTAAGCATTTCTCATAAGCAAGAACATAGACGAACTTACCCGACTCAGATCCTTATCCGTATCAGCAGCCATCTGGTGTGTTCTTGTGATTTGCTCACCCTGATGATGCAACATATCAAGGGTCTTAGTAGCATCCTCCCTTATTTCCTCTGCAAGCTTCAGGCAATTGTTAGTTGTCTTTGTTGTCTCTTCAGCTTTGTACACAGCATAATTCTCCAGATCCTGTACACTCTGGTTCTGTAATCCTCCTGAGTCATGGAAATCATTTCTGTATCTGTCTTTTGCTGCTGCAGATCCAGAatatgaggatgatgatgaagaagccCCTCTTctcccatcatcatcatcatcaaaagggtTGGTATTAAAATTTGGGGTTATTAACATAGGTTCGGAAGAGGTTCGTTTTGCAGGTTTAGTATGAGTGGCATCAGATTCAGTATCTGAATCAAAAGGATTAGAACTAGAAGAAGCCGGAAATCCAGGCTCCACTGATTTCTGCCTAAAAACCTTGTTCACAGGTGATTTCATAAACCCAAACATTTtgacaatatactaaaattccTATATATCAACACGAATATTTTTTAGTCCAACGTCTTAGTGAAATCTATGCAACGATTCAATGATTGTACctacaaacacaaacaatgtCATTTAATAAGAATGGTATGAATCTGTGTGATTATTCAACTGTGGTACCTAAAAGTGttaaaaatgcatatatattaGTAGGCATTTATATTATTATCCATGGTAGGTGCAAGtgataatcaaaagaaaataagggaaaaaaaatctctcaCGGCAAACAACTCGGTGAGAGATCTAGAAAGAGATCCATAATGTTTAATCAAATTTCCTTTTACAGGTAACATCAATATAATAAAGAGAGAAATCCCATGAATCCAATACAGAGAATTTCACAAATTTGAACTCAATTCGTGACAAAAGCAAAAGAGGGCTAAAACATGAACAGGTACAGAATTTGATCTTTACACAGACAATAAATCTAGCATATAGAGAAGGCACAAAGCAATGTGAATCAAAAACTACATGTTATAATTAAAACCCACAGAGAAATCAATGAATAGCCATTGATAgataagaaaatacaaaaatttagaaatgaaacctaagacccaaaaatgaaaaagaaaggaaaattaaaaatgacaGATCTTTATGTGTATGTATGCCAATGCAAAGACTAAACAATACAAAGATGGTAACTTTGCTTTCCaaagttttataaaatttctgGGTATTGTTTGagtcaaaaaaattaacaaactttTCTCCGCAActaagaggaaaagaaaaagtaccaGATGGGTATTGAAATTTAGCAccagagatgaaaaaaaaatgttgatctTGGCGTCTCGTCAAGAAAAAAAGCTTCACACACGAACCGAATATGTTGTCTAATATGGGTTTTGTTATTATGGGAGTATAAAAGGGTCCTCTTTGAAAACTCTTCTCTCCCTcaatttgtgtgtgttttggtcTGCCTCTGTCtcagaggaaaaaaaacaaacagatgGGAGGCGCTGCGAAAAAGCAGAGAACTGTACGGCTCTATCTCCAGCTTTTGAGTGCTTTCAACAATTTTAGACCGTTGGGGATTTGGGAATCTGGGATCCCTTGCCTTTTTCAAAATTctggatttgttttttttgttgtaacttGAAAGTTTGTTTCATGCAAAAATACGATAATAGTGGAAATGTGGGACCCAGATGCATGGAACGTTTATCGAGGACCCGTTTAGGTCATTGGGCTTACATGTATTCATGATGTGCAGTTGAATATGGGCTGATCATACCAGGTTTGGGCCTAGATGTGTGtgtttttactctttctttacccttaaaaaaaattattaaaaaaagaaaaaagaaaagaagaaagtatacttacttagattatgttatttgtatactattttattaaaaaaaatttacttgtttaaaattgttaaatcagtttaaaaaggaagttaatttttgttttattttatttttattattataaattgatTAAGTACCTATTTGGATACTAATGAAAAGGTCAGCGTCTAtatctgctttttttttttttttagaagcgcATTTCTGTGGCTTTTATGGTATTCCAATGGGTCCCgtgaaaccttttttttaagcaaaactttcattaaaaatgagtcttacagtactattcacatttaaaaattattttactacagtattttcagttttcggTTTTCAACAGAATAAACGATATTCAAATACACCCTTAGTAATTTTATATAGGAAGAGTTTTTTAATAGAATGGTAAACAAGTAATAATGTGGTCCATAACGAGGGTGGTATAATTTCTTAGTAGGACCGTAAGAAAATCCTATTTGATTGCATGACCACACCTAAAGGTCCTTAATTGACCAAAACCAACCATAAAATGCTGCATCATATTGCCTACCGTGGTCAAGGTGCAAACTTTCTCTTAGCTTCGATTCTAATGTGAGTTTGGCTCTTAGCTTCGATTTTAATGTGTTAGTTTGGTTTGAGGTGATTGTAATCCATATCTTTGAAATTGGATTTCTAGTTAGTGATGCTCTTGGATATAGGTTTGGAATTAGCCAaaacatattaaatattattatcttATGTGAATGTTTTTACTTATTGTCATGTGAATATGCTTGTTCCTAATCCCCAATTCCAACATTTTAAAAATCGTGTTGAATCTATATTTttgtcaaacttattttttagacaaaataaactatattgcttgtttgtatttaaagaaaagaagtttttattaaaaaagaaaagaaaagaaaagaagtagcATATAATCGCTTGTTTTCATCATAACTTTATACATATTAGATACTTCTTATTCACTCCCTAATATGCAAAACTCATGGCATGTTGTATTGTGCGATGGTGGTACTTATAGACATACCAAAAAGCCCAAGTGACAGTGTATCATGGAACGTGAGGGTGATGATTACACACGTGAGccccctgttttttttttttccacaaaaaagACGTCTTATTCAAGCAAGATCATGGTGGATTTGTGGTCCATGAACCACCTTGATTTCACTCCTAAAAAGTCACCAGCATGGAAGGTGGAGGGTGAAAACAAATGGCATCTTGGTGACAATAAACTTGTCCATATTAGAGAAAAATATCTACCCGCTATTTGTCCA contains these protein-coding regions:
- the LOC126719964 gene encoding uncharacterized protein LOC126719964, with amino-acid sequence MHYGEVFGFNKALYTVFEVNETSYEKCIVEDFIKNITKGGRDVFELTEAKKYYFICKDYCFGGMKVAINVQDIPAPAPAPDKNASPSNHSIQVTPVMVLAIAMIWAFLFKYY
- the LOC126718963 gene encoding putative SNAP25 homologous protein SNAP30 yields the protein MFGFMKSPVNKVFRQKSVEPGFPASSSSNPFDSDTESDATHTKPAKRTSSEPMLITPNFNTNPFDDDDDGRRGASSSSSSYSGSAAAKDRYRNDFHDSGGLQNQSVQDLENYAVYKAEETTKTTNNCLKLAEEIREDATKTLDMLHHQGEQITRTHQMAADTDKDLSRGEKLLNNLGGMFSKTWKPKKTREITGPIITADNLSKRSVNHSEQREKLGLAHVPKGRSASRTTPPEPTNALQKVEVEKAKQDDALSDLSNILGDLKSMAADMGGELDRQNKSLNHLDDDVDELNHRVKGANQRTRRLLGK